GTAAGGAAATGCTAGTTAATTATGGTTTTCGCTTACCGAGTGCCCTTGACAATCGTCCGCTTCGCCGTGAGGAATTTGAAAGTCATGTTCATCAGATTGTCTACGTGTCTGCGACACCAGGAGATTACGAAAATGAACAGACAGATACCATTGTCGAGCAAATCATTCGTCCAACAGGGCTTCTTGATCCAGAAGTGGAAGTTCGTCCAACCATGGGACAAATGGATGATTTATTAGAGGAAATTACGATCCGAGCCGAAAAAGGGGAGCGTACCTTTATCACCACTTTGACCAAGAAAATGGCTGAAGACTTGACCGACTATCTCAAAGAAATGGGGGTCAAGGTCAAGTACATGCACAGTGATATTAAGACCCTTGAACGAACGGAGATTATTCGTGACCTGCGTTTGGGAGTTTTTGATGTCCTCATCGGAATCAACTTATTGCGGGAAGGAATTGATGTACCAGAGGTTAGTCTGGTTGCGATTTTGGATGCAGATAAGGAAGGATTTTTACGCAATGAGCGTGGATTGATCCAGACCATTGGACGTGCGGCCCGAAATAGCGAGGGGCATGTCATCATGTATGCGGATAAGATCACAGACTCCATGCAGAGAGCCATGGATGAAACGGCTCGCCGTCGCCAGATTCAAATGGAGTACAATGAAAAACATGGCATTATTCCACAGACAATCAAGAAGGAAATCCGTGATTTAATCAGCGTAACGAAAAGCGTTCTGCCTGATAAGGAAGAAACCGTGGATATTGAAAGTCTCAATAAGCAAGAACGCCGTGAGATGATAAAGAAACTAGAAGGACAAATGCAAGAAGCAGCAGAATTGCTTGACTTCGAACTTGCCGCCCAAATCCGCGATATGATTTTGGAAATCAAGGCCTTGGATTGAAGTAGTTGATAAGAGAGGGCTGAATTCTAAATTTTGGAAAAGTCTGACTTGCCACATGCTCTCCTTGGCATGGATTGTCTGAAGTGGTTTGTGTGTTTCCAAAGCCTGTAAATATTACCGATAAAAAAGTTCAAAAAGTTTGAACTTTTTTTGTATTTTCATAGAAAAATTTGGTATAATAACTGTAAAATAAAAAATCACATAGAAATCTTAGCCAAGAAAGCTAAGTGACTATGTTGCTGTTCTGGTCAAAATGGGCACAGGTCTGTCTTCATTAGAGAGATGAGAGATGCCACAGGTGAGATAGAAAAGGAGAATTCAGATGATTGAATTTAGAGATGTGACCAAGGTTTACGATACAAAGATTGCCCTTAATCAGCTCAATCTAACCATCAATAGTGGGGAGATTGTCGGCTTGATTGGCCACAATGGGGCTGGAAAGTCCACGACGATTAAGTCGTTGGTCAGTGTTTTGAATCCGACGAGAGGACAGATTTTCGTTGATGGACAAGAACTGGCAGAAAACCGTTTGGCTATTAAAAAGAAGATAGGCTATGTAGCGGATTCTCCTGATCTTTTCTTGCGTTTGACAGCCAATGAATTTTGGGAGATGGTGGCAACAGCCTATGATATGGAAGAGGTGACGGTGAAAGGACGCTTGGAGAGTCTTCTTGCTACGTTTGACTTTGCGAGCCACCGGTATGAGGTCATCGAGTCCTTCTCTCATGGAATGCGGCAAAAGGTGTTTGTCATCGGGGCTCTCTTGTCAGATCCCGATATTTGGGTGTTGGATGAGCCTTTGACAGGGCTCGATCCGCAGGCTGCCTTTGATCTCAAGCAGATGATGCGAGAGCATGCAGACAAGGGAAATTCCGTCCTCTTTTCAACCCATGTCTTGGAAGTCGCTGAGCAATTGTGCGATCGCTTAGCCATCCTGAAAAAAGGAGAATTGATCTTTTTTGGAACCCTTGAAGAATTAAAGGGGCAACATCCAGAAAAAACGCTTGAAAGTGTCTATTTAGATTTGGCTGGTCGAAGAGAAGAGGTGAGCGAAGATGCGTCTGAAAGCCATTAAAACTCTAACGAGAATGAACATTCTTTATGCTACATCAGCGAATAATCTTAATCAATATCGAAAGAAACAAGCCAAGAATCCGACCAAACCCATCAATCCGGCAAAAAAATTGATTGTGACCTACCTACTTGTCGGAATTCTTTATCTCTTTATCTTTGGAATGCAAGCAGCTGTCTTTCCCTTGGTCAAACAAGAGGGGCTTTTTACCAATTTGCTGGGGATGTTTTATCTGTATGTCTTTTCTCAAGGATTTTTATCCTTTTACAATGTTTTTTATGAGAGCAAAGACTTACAGTCTTATCGTCCCTACGCTTTTAGTGAAGCAGAGATTATGGCTGGTAAAGGAGTATCTGTCCTTCTTCCTTGCTTAATCGGTATTTTCCCGATTTTGGCTTATGTTATCGGCCTTCAATTTCAGGTTGGACATCCTATTTGGTTGGCTTGTATCATTTTTCTTTTGACAACTATCTTGATTTTCAGCAATTTAACTGCCCTTCTCTTGGTTGGCGTGCATTTTGTCACAAAGACGAATGTCTTTCGCCAGCACAAGCAAATCTTGTCTAATCTCTTGATTACATTGGCGAGTTTGATTGGATTTGGAGCGATTATCTTTGTCAATTCAGTTGGTACAAAGGTTAGTGAAAATGGAGAAATTTGGGATGTATCTTCTTATTTTCCCTTTATGAAGCCCTTCCATGATTTTGGGGTGGATCCGTTTGCTCCAAAATCGCTTTTAGGAATGGGAGCCTGGCTTGCTGTTACAGCCTTTTTGGGACTGGTGATTTATAAGAAGGTCTTACCAGAGTTCTACGAATCAGCCCTCCAAACAACTACGACTGTGAATAAGGTCAAGAAAAGTAAAGCTTTGGCTCTCAATGGAATCAAGGATTTTCCAAGCTTTGTCTGGCGTTATCAGCTCAACTTGATTAGCGACGGTTCCGTCTTTATTCAGGCCGTCTTGATGCCAAGTGTCACTCCTTACATTTTCTTTCTTCCTGCACTGATAAGTGGAAATGTGTTACATTCGCAGATGTTTACTTCCATTTTATCTCTCCGCTATGGTGTAACCTTTATTCTCCTTGCTGTTTTCATCGCGAGTATGAATGTTGGGGGTGTTAATCTGACAGCTATTGGCTTGTCCCTAGAGCGTGAAAATTATGAGTATCTCAAAGTTCTGCCTTTTGACATGAAACGTTATATACGCCTCAAGTTTTGGTATTTGACGCTATTGCAATCAATCATTCCCTTGATCTTGCTCATCGTCCTTGGTTTTGTGATGAGACTGCCTTTCTCAGTGCTTCTGTTAATGCTGATTACGTGGGTAGTGACATCTCTAGGTTGGGGAGCGTGGGGGTATCAGCACGATAAACGTCACATGGTGACCAATTGGTCCAATATCACAGAACTTTCCAATCGTGGCAATAGTACCCTTAAAATGATTTTAGGAATGGTTGGATTTATGATTTATTTAGTGGTAACCATTTTTTCAGCATTTATCCTGTATCAATTGCCAGAGTATGTGGGCTATGTACTGACAGGACTTGTTTTTCTCCTTGTAGCAGGCTTATCTATTTGGGCTATGTGCTATTATTTGAAGAAATTAGCAGAGCTGGAAGAATAAAAGCAGGTGAGATTTCAGAGATGTTTCTTTGAAATCTCCTTTTTGCTTTTCAAACTGAAAATAAACCTCCTAATATCCGAAATAGTAAAAAATTTGCTATAATAGAAGGAGAAGAAAAGGGGGAAACGATGAGCGTTAAAGTCAAAGATTTATTGAAAAAAGTTCGCTTAAACTTAGTTTATGGGGACCCAGACATGTTGGAAAAAGAAGTAGTCACATCGGACATTGCACGGCCGGGGCTAGAAATGACGGGGTATTTTGATTATTATTCACCCGAGCGGATTCAGCTGATGGGAATGAAGGAGTGGTCTTATCTGACCAAAATGACTTCTCACAATCGCTACCAAGTCCTCTCCAAGATGTTTCAAGAGGATACGCCGGTCATGATTGTAGCTAGAAATTTGGAAATTCCAGAGGAAATGTTACAGGCTGCTAAGGAAAAACGAGTAGCTATCATGCGCAGTCATGTGCCAACTAGCCGCCTATCTGGAGAAATTTCAGCCTATTTGGATTCACGTTTGGCACCACGGACCAGTATCCACGGTGTTTTGATGGATATCTATGGGATGGGGGTTTTGATCCAGGGAGATAGCGGTATTGGAAAGAGCGAGACCGGTCTAGAACTTGTGAAACGAGGACACCGTTTGGTGGCTGATGACCGTGTGGATATCTACTCAAAGGATGAATCGACCTTGTGGGGAGAACCAGCTGAAATTTTAAGACACTTGCTAGAAATACGGGGGGTCGGAATTATTGATGTCATGAGCCTGTATGGGGCGAGTGCTGTTAAGGATTCTTCTCAGGTTCAGTTGGCGGTTTATTTGGAAAATTATGATACTTCTAAGACTTTTGATCGCTTGGGCAATAATGCAGAAGAATTTGAAGTGTCTGGTGTTTCCATTCCTCGCATTCGTATTCCAGTAAAAACTGGGCGTAATATCTCTGTTGTGATTGAAGCCGCAGCGATGAACTTTCGTGCCAAGGAAATGGGATTTGATGCGACCAAGACTTTTGAAGAACGCTTGACCAATCTCATTCGTGAAAATGAGGTGAAGAAATGATTGATCCTATCGCGATTCAGCTAGGTCCTTTGAGTATTCGTTGGTATGCCTTGTGCATTATTACAGGCCTGTTGATAGCTGTTTTTCTTGCCCAAAAAGAAGCATCACGGAAAAAAATTCTTCCAGATGATGTGGTGGACTTTATCCTTTTGGCCTTTCCCTTGGCTTTAGTAGGAGCACGACTTTACTATGTCATCTTTAGCTGGGACTATTATAGCCAGCATTTAGGGGAGATTGTTGAGATTTGGAATGGGGGCATTGCGATTTACGGCGGGCTATTGACTGGTGCCTTGGTCCTTTACCTCTTTTCCAAAAGAAAATGGATTAATCCCTTGGATTTTCTGGATATTGCAGCACCAGGTGTACTGCTTGCCCAGAGCTTAGGTCGATGGGGAAATTTTTTCAATCAAGAAGCGTATGGTGCAGTGGTGAAACATTTAGACTATTTGCCAGCTTTTATCCGCAATCAGATGTATATTGATGGTGCCTATCGCCAGCCGACTTTCTTATATGAATCTGTATGGAACCTTGTTGGTTTTGTCTTGATAATGACCGTGCGTCATCGACCACAGCTTCTAAAACGTGGAGAGATTACAGCGTTTTACCTAATCTGGTATGGATTTGGACGGCTCCTGATTGAAGGAATGCGAACAGATAGCCTGATGTTTGCCGGTTTACGTGTGTCTCAATGGTTATCCGCCATTTTAATCATGCTAGGCATCATCCTAATCCTTCACCAACGTCGCAAAAAAGATACCCCTTATTACTAAGAAGAATTGGAGAAAATATGTTAGAAATTGCGTATAGTTTAGTTGCAGTTGCCCTGGTGGCCTTGATTATTTATATCATTTTATTGGTCAAAAAAATTACCACTGTTTTAGATGAGGCTGAAAAAACAGTGCAAATCTTGACCAGTGATGTTAATGTCACCTTGTATCAAACCAATGAATTGTTGGCAAAAGTGAATGTCTTAGCCGATGACATTAATGGCAAGGTAGCGACAATCGATCCCCTCTTTGCTGCTGTTGCAGATCTGTCTGAGTCTGTTTCGGATTTAAATACTTCTGCTCGGCATTTGAGCCAAAAAGCGTCATCAGCAGGTAAAAATAGTATCAAAGCGAGTGCAGGCTTATCCGCACTTCGCATGGCTTCTAAAGTCTTTAAAAAGAAACATTAAGAAAGTAGGTTAGAAAAATGGGCAAATTATCATCCATTCTTTTAGGAACAATTTCAGGAGCAGCAGCGGCAGCTTTCTTGACCAGCAAAAAAGGAAAAGAAGTGACTGCAAAAGTAGCAGACTTTGTCAATGATGTCAAAGAAAATCCAGAAGACTTCAAAGCACAGGCAGCTGATACTTGGAATGACTTTTCGCAGCAAGCAGTTCAAACCATCTCAGAAACCAAAGAAAAGGTTGAAAATGGAGAAATTACAGGAGAAACTATCTTAGAATCAGTCAAAGAAACAACGAAACAAGTCCTTGATTTTTCTCAAGAAAAATTTGAGGAAATCAAAGAGAAAATGCAAGAAACCAAGAATTCTGATTTTGTTCAAGAAGTGCAGGAAGAAACAGAAGAATTGGCAGAGGAGCCAGAGGATACGGAAGACATTATCATTGAAATCGAATTAGAAGATGAGGAAATGACTTAAAAGGAGCTAGAGATATGAAAATAGTGAAGAATGTACTTCAAGTATGGGGACTAGTCTTATTGATACAATTACCAGTATTAGGAGAAATGGATTGGGGAGACTTAGAACCATCAAAATTTTCTTTACTATTTCATCTCTTGTATTGGGGAGTTAGTCTCAGCTTAATTTTCTGGGGAATCTATACTCTGCGAAAAAAAGCTTTACAGACTCGACATGAGCAAGTATCTACTCCAAATCAAAAGATTTCCTACCTTAAAATCATATTTTTAGTATTTCTTGCTATTGTTTTAGAAATTCTACTGAGCAATATTTTCCCCAGAGAAAAGAACTTTTCGAATGCTGTTAAATTGCATGACATTTTTTCTAACTATGGCTGGATGACGTTAATGACTTTAAATCTATTATCTCCTGCCTTGGAAGAGCTTGTTTTTAGAGGAATTTTCCAAGAAAAACTGTCTCATCACTATTCAAAAAGTATAGCTATCTTTTTTTCAACGGTTGTATTTGCCTTTTTGCATACCTATACCTTGGATACACATTTTTTTCAACATATAATCTCGGGGTTTTTATTTTCATGGCTATACAGTCAAACTGGAGATATTAAGAAATCTATTTTCGCTCATATTGCAAAAAATACACTCACAACGATTTTACATCTGTTTCTATGAATAAAAAGGGCTATCAGCTTAGTCCTTTTTGTGATAAAAAATCAAGTTCTATTTGAGATGCTACTGTTAATTTTTGTAACCGCTCCATAACGAGGTATATTGAAAAAGTTCCAAAGTCTTGCTTGACTCTGGAACTTTTCTATTTGCAGTTGTTCTGAATTCGTTCAGTCCACGGTAAATAAGCCTCTAGAACCTCCTTTTTTGCGAGTGACTCCTCGTTTGGAAGATGTTCCAGAAGATAAGTGATGTATTTCTCTGAATCAAGACCATGCCTCTTAGCTGTCTCCAGTAAACTCAGGATAATGGCAGTTGCTTTAGCTCCCTCAAAACTTTGGGAAAACAACCAATTTTTCCGTCCCATGACCAAGGACTTAATGGCGCGTTCTGTTACATTATTGGATAGAACCAAGCGGCCATCTTGAAGAACTGCCTTGAATAGTTCTTCATACTTAAGGCTATACTCTATCGCACGACCAAGTTTTGATCCAGGTAAAATAGATTGATTGCGGCACCAGTCGAAAAACTCATCCATCAAAGGGGCTAACTCTGCCTGGCGTTTATGTAGTCGCTCTTCAGTAGAGAGGTCAACCCAGTCATTCTCCAAGGCAAATAGACGGTCGCAATAGGCTAATCCCTTGGCACCCAAGGAAGTCCTGTCTGCCTTTTTAGGCGTCGCCTCGAAGAACTTTCTTCTGACATGAGCCCAACAACCAACTAGCTGAGCTTTGTCTAACTGCCTATATGCCGACCACATATCACAATGTACATAGCCTGTGTAATCTCCAAGAAACTCCTTCACAACCAAACCACTCCGCCCTTTATCGTGATGATAAAGAGTGATTCCCTGTTCCTCATGCTTCCCAGACAAGAAGGTCCAGTAGAAGGTCAACTGGCTATCATTTTCCAAGACCCTATAAGAAGTCTCATCCGCATGGAGAACAGGCTGTTCTAGTAATTTCTCGTGCAGAAGGTCATAAATCGGCTCGAAATAATACTGACTAGACTTGATGTGCCAGTTGGCGATTTCCTTCCGTGTGATGGGCAAGACAAGCTTGTTCCAATCCTCTTCCTGGCGGTAGTTGGGGACCTTCAGATTGAACTTCTGATGAATGGTGTGGGCAATAATGGAGGCTGACCCCAAGCTATGGGCCAGAGGTGCCTTAGGAACAGGAGCCTTGATAATTTTATCGCTAAGATTGTTCTCGCTACACGCCTGACACTTGTAAGCGTGTTGGACATGGTCAATTCGCTTCAATTGTGCAGGAATGAAGACCAACTCTTGCCGTTGGACGGTTGAACCAATTTCTTTCAACTGACCATGACAGTCTGGACAAGTGCAGTCTTCGCCTTTTAGTTCATGATGAACCATCTCCGGAGTAAACTGACTGAAAACAGCCTGACGAACTCCCTTGGTTTTCTTACGTTGATAGGTAATCGTTTCTGTGTCACCTGGGTAAGTCAGCGTCTTCTTCAGGAAGTGGTTCTTCTTCAAAGAGACTTAGCTGACCAGTTTGATGCACAACCTTCTCTGATGACTTGCCATAGAGCTTTTGTGTCAGATAAGCTACTTGTTCACGAAGGAGAGCAAGTTCATTTGTGAGTTGTTGGTTAACAGCTGCTTGTTGTTTAATAATGGCTAATAACTCTTCCATAGTCTCACCCTCCAGTTTTCTTTATTATACCGAAAAGAAAGCCATGATTTCAATAGAAATCACGACTTTTTGTAGATTTTATTTTAGGACTTATCGAAAATCCCTTCATCAGCCAGTCAACTTGCTCGGAAGTGAGGGCTTTGACCTCATGTTCATCATTAGGCCAAGTGAGTTTGCCGTTTTCAAATCGTTTGTAGAGTAGCCAAAAACCTTGTCCATCCCAATAAAGAGCTTTGAACCGATCTTTTCGTCCACCACAGAAGAGAAAGACTTGACCAGAAAAGGGATCTAATTCAAATTGACGTTTAACGAGATAAGCCAATGAATCAATCCCTTGACGCATATCGGTTTTTCCACAAACCAAGTAAACTTGTCCTAAATCACTGAGTCGGATGCTCATAAGCAAGTACCTTTTCTAAAATAGTTTCCAGTGTTTCTTGATGAAGAGATTGGAACAAGCTTAGTTCAACTTTTCCAATACGCATTTTCAGTGCCATCTTGCTTTTGGATTTATGAGGAAATCGACGAGATTGTGGTGTTTTCAAGGGAACAATAGGTTGTGACATCAAAATAGCCTCCAGTTCTGTTTTCTGATAACAGTATACTGGAGGAGTGGAAAATATCATAGACACCTCGTTATTGGGCGGTTACTAATTTTTAATAAGGGGTTTAGGGACGAAGTCACCATATATTCTTTCCTCACTCCTGTATTTTTAGGTTCGCACTCATCCTGGTTTGTCCCAAACTCTTACTCCCGCCCCGCAAGGTTGATTAGTTTCCACAACTCTCAATTGTGAAAGGTTGGAAAAAGATCTAGTAAAGAATTGTTCACGAGCCTCTGCTACTAGAATGTTGATTTATAAACGTTTTACAAATCAGATAATTACTGCGTAAAACTGTTCAATCTACAAAAATAATAGAGCAGGAACTTTTGTGCAGCCTCTGAGCTTGCAAGGACCTAAACAGAGTAAATGATCTATTAACGTTCAGACTTTTGCCTTAAGGTTAGTCAGTTTTCTGTAAACGCTTCATGACAATTAAAACGGTAGAAATATTAGTTTTGTTGATTGTTTCTTAACCAATTTCTATCAGAAAAAGAGGGTAGATTTTTCATCGTCAACTGTATAATGCTTTCATAGATTGCAATATACAATACCAAACAAAGAGAGGCTTGCAAAAGGGAATTCCAGAGGCACTGTTCATGAAGGTAGTAGCATACAGAAAAACGGTTGAGCCGTGGGACTTCAACCGTTTTTCTAGTTTGATGTTAGTAGACAATGTTGCTGTAAGTGAATACACAAAAAGCCAAGCAATTTTACAGTATTACCTTCACATCACAAATCTTCTTCTGTTGTTTCTTGAGTTTTATAGCGTTCTTGGATGATTTGATAGGTTTTTAGAATACCCAGACTGACACTCATAGCCGCTCCAAAAGATAGGAAGGCGTTGAATTTTAAGGATAAAAAGAAGAAACTAAAGAGGGCTGTTAGGACACAGAAAATAGCAATGTTTACAAAGAATAGTAATTCTTTTAAATCAGGGCCTAACTCTTCCTCAGGGGCATACTCTTGGTAGAGGGAGGTTTCTTCTTGTTTGACATCATCATACTCGTAATGGTAGTCCTCTTGCGGGGACTGAAATCTTCTAGCGTTCATACTCTCTCCTTACAATACTTTACTATTTTATCATGTTTTATAGATAAAATATGTTACAAAAGTGTTACAAAAGAAATAAGTCTCTTTTTCAAAAAAAGTTGGAAAGAGCAATCGAAAAGTGCTATACTTTTAAGTATGGAAAAGATTATCATAACAGCAACGGCTGAGAGCCTTGCACAAGCAAAAGCATTAGTAGAATTAGGCGTTGACCGTATTTATGTGGGGGAAAAGGAGTTTGGTCTTCGTTTGCCGCACACTTTTTCGCATGAGGAGTTAAGAGAAATTGCGACGATGGTGCACGAAGCAGGAAAGGAGTTGACAGTAGCTGTCAACGCTCTTATGCACCAAGACATGATGAATCGGATCAAGCCCTTTCTTGATTTCTTAGAGGAAATTGGGACAGACTATATAACGGTTGGAGACGCAGGTGTTTTTTATGTCTTGAAACGAGATGGCTACTCTTTTAAAACGATTTATGACGCCTCAACTATGGTCGCTAGCAGTCGTCAGATTAACTTCTGGGGTCAAAAGGCAGGGGCAAGTGAAGCTGTTTTAGCTAGAGAAATTCCTTCGGCAGAGTTGTTTCAAATGGAGGAGGTTTTGGAAATTCCTGCTGAAATTCTAGTCTATGGAGCCAGTGTCATTCACCATTCCAAGCGTCCACTTTTGCAAAATTACTATAATTTTACAAAAATAGACGACGAAAAGAGTAGGACGCGAGATTTGTTTTTGGCTGAGCCGGGAGACCCTGAGAGCCATTATTCCATTTTCGAGGACAATCATGGTACGCATATTTTTGCCAATAATGATTTAGATTTGATGACCAAACTTGATGAGTTGGTGGCACATGGCTTTACCCATTGGAAGCTGGAGGGGCTTTATACGCCAGGAGATTCTTTTGTAGAAATTGCCCGTCTGTTTGTAGAAGCAAGGACGTTGATAGAGCAAGGGAAATTTACAGCCAATCAAGCCTTTCTCTTTGATGAAAAAATTCATCAATGGCATCCTAAAAATCGTTTTTTGGACACAGGATTTTATGAATTTGCTCCAGATAAGGTCCAATAAGAGAAAGAGCGATTGTTATCGAATTAGATGGAGGGAGAGTTCTTCCCTCTTTTGTTTTATTTGGAAAGAACATTCATTTTTTAGGCTACAAATAAATGTTCTGAAAATTAGAATTGTGAAAATACTTGATAGTATCTTGATTTTGTCCCACTTTTACTATACAATAAAAGGGAAACATCAAACTTTTATATTGCAAATAGGAGGATATGATGGCAAAAATATTGAAACGTCCAGAGGTCTTGGCACCTGCTGGTACTTTAGAGAAGTTAAAAGTCGCCATTCGTTACGGAGCGGATGCGGTCTATATTGGTGGACAAGCCTATGGATTGCGGAGCCGCGCGGGAAATTTCACCTTTGAGGAAATGGAAGAAGGCATTCAATTTGCCCGTGAATATGGAGCAAAGGTCTATGTTGCGGCCAACATGGTCACCCATGAGGGAAATGAAGTCGGAGCAGGAGAGTGGTTTCGCAAATTGCGAGACATAGGCATTGCAGCCGTTATCGTGTCAGATCCAGCTCTGATTGCCATTGCTTGCACAGAAGCGCCCGGGCTTGAAGTTCACTTATCGACACAGGCAAGTGCCACCAATTATGAAACCTTGGAATTCTGGAAAGAATTAGGATTAACACGGGTTGTTTTGGCACGGGAAGTATCCATGGAAGAATTGGCAGAAATTCGTCGCAATACGGATGTAGAAATCGAAGCTTTTGTTCATGGAGCGATGTGTATTTCCTACTCAGGACGATGCACACTTTCTAATCACATGAGCCTGCGCGATGCTAATCGTGGTGGCTGTTCGCAATCTTGCCGCTGGAAATATGACTTGTACGATATGCCTTTTGGCCAAGAACGCAAGAGCCTAAAAGGGGAAATTCCAGAAGAATTCTCCATGAGTGCGGTGGATATGAGCATGATTGACCATATTCCAGACATGATTGAAAATGGAGTGGACAGTCTCAAAATCGAGGGTCGGATGAAGTCTATCCACTATGTTTCTACCGTGGCGAATTGCTATAAGGCAGCAGTGGATGCTTATTTAGAAAGTCCAGAGAAGTTTGAGTCTATCAAGCAAGATTTGGTCGATGAGATGTGGAAGGTTGCCCAGCGTGAACTAGCGACTGGATTTTACTATGGTATTCCCACTGAAAATGAGCAACTTTTCGGAGCCCGCCGGAAAATTCCAGAATATAAGTTTGTTGCGGAAGTTGTTTCTTATGATGAGGATAAGCAAGTGGCAACCATTCGCCAACGCAATGTGATCAATGAAGGGGATCAGGTAGAGTTTTATGGTCCAGGTTTCCGTCATTTCGATGCGGTGATTACCGATTTGCGGGATGCTAAGGGCAATCAGATTGATCGTGCACCAAATCCGATGGAGCTGTTGACCATTTCAATGCCGACAAAGGTTTATCCTGGGGATATGGTGCGGAGCCGAAAGGAAGGGTTAATCAATCTTTACAAGGAAGATGGGACTAGCCAAACCCTTCGCGCTTAATAAAGGATACTATTTTTAGGACCTGTTTTACGGCCAACCAAAAAGAGCAGACTTAGGAATCTGCTCTTTTTTGTGCTTGACTGATCGTATCGGGTACGAGACGAATTCGCTTGATGTCGGAAATTCGTATAATCGTTGAAATATTTTTTTTAAAATTCTTGACAATCAATTGCTGACGCTCTTCATCATACTTGACAATATCACCTGTAAAGCTCTTGTCGGAAAAAATAACATGAATTCCTGATTTTCTCTGAAGAGCGATACGAATCACTCGAAAAATATCTGCTTGATTCACAGAGACATCGGTCGTTGGCTCCTGATTGCTCACAAATTCATGCATCCTATTTAGAATCATCTTGAGAAATTTTTTCATAGCTAAATTCTCCATAACTTGTTACAATATATTATATAAAATCTGATTGAAAATGTAAAATGTTTACGAATAAATCAGAAAAGAAAATGAAAAGGAGACCAGTATGGCAGATTTTAAATTTGAAATTGAGGAAAAACTGCTCGTTTTATCAGAAAATGAAAAGGGATGGACCA
The window above is part of the Streptococcus himalayensis genome. Proteins encoded here:
- a CDS encoding DUF3270 family protein, producing MNARRFQSPQEDYHYEYDDVKQEETSLYQEYAPEEELGPDLKELLFFVNIAIFCVLTALFSFFFLSLKFNAFLSFGAAMSVSLGILKTYQIIQERYKTQETTEEDL
- a CDS encoding peptidase U32 family protein; the protein is MAKILKRPEVLAPAGTLEKLKVAIRYGADAVYIGGQAYGLRSRAGNFTFEEMEEGIQFAREYGAKVYVAANMVTHEGNEVGAGEWFRKLRDIGIAAVIVSDPALIAIACTEAPGLEVHLSTQASATNYETLEFWKELGLTRVVLAREVSMEELAEIRRNTDVEIEAFVHGAMCISYSGRCTLSNHMSLRDANRGGCSQSCRWKYDLYDMPFGQERKSLKGEIPEEFSMSAVDMSMIDHIPDMIENGVDSLKIEGRMKSIHYVSTVANCYKAAVDAYLESPEKFESIKQDLVDEMWKVAQRELATGFYYGIPTENEQLFGARRKIPEYKFVAEVVSYDEDKQVATIRQRNVINEGDQVEFYGPGFRHFDAVITDLRDAKGNQIDRAPNPMELLTISMPTKVYPGDMVRSRKEGLINLYKEDGTSQTLRA
- a CDS encoding peptidase U32 family protein is translated as MEKIIITATAESLAQAKALVELGVDRIYVGEKEFGLRLPHTFSHEELREIATMVHEAGKELTVAVNALMHQDMMNRIKPFLDFLEEIGTDYITVGDAGVFYVLKRDGYSFKTIYDASTMVASSRQINFWGQKAGASEAVLAREIPSAELFQMEEVLEIPAEILVYGASVIHHSKRPLLQNYYNFTKIDDEKSRTRDLFLAEPGDPESHYSIFEDNHGTHIFANNDLDLMTKLDELVAHGFTHWKLEGLYTPGDSFVEIARLFVEARTLIEQGKFTANQAFLFDEKIHQWHPKNRFLDTGFYEFAPDKVQ